From the Paludibacterium paludis genome, one window contains:
- a CDS encoding S8 family serine peptidase, translating to MASLPASLRPWIALACCLQEALSAAPPPISASDGPPRQENRFMIRFKPGTGNSPACDPARFGSLARRTGWRLQLVRPMSGDTCVVRAEQDAMATPDTQTTLLAAIGNDPQVLVFEPDQRAILQAAPGADSRRAAYPINDPAYLHDAQWYLDDPNVGINAPAAWKITPGSPAVVVAILDNGVIRDHPELAGRLLAGYDMVELIDDKDMHNPDFAASCEWWRQEARRPDCRDFTAVDGDGRDPDAGDPGNWTTGPRMVQRFSNWHGTGVAGVIGARANNGKGIVGINWHSPLLPVRIAGRGARASDIIDGLRWAAGLPVPGAPRNPTPAQVANLSLAFGNAPCPQTLQRALDDAYADTGLRAFIAAAGNAAADAGGGWPSNCQGVISVAAIARNGSLTPYSNHGAAVTLSAPGSVQSPVTAPSTGSRAAGATGGLLTYFPQLSNCGTTAPIRHAADCPDPGEDDAPDTYHIADGTSLAAPMVAATVSLMLSANRSLTAAGIRHVLTSTARPFLPVSDCLARHTCGAGMLDAGRAVEVAARLPGGILYSRQRAAID from the coding sequence ATGGCATCCCTCCCCGCTTCCTTGCGCCCCTGGATCGCTCTGGCATGCTGCCTGCAGGAGGCACTGTCGGCCGCGCCGCCTCCGATCTCGGCCTCCGACGGTCCTCCCCGCCAGGAAAACCGCTTCATGATCCGCTTCAAACCCGGCACCGGAAACTCGCCCGCGTGCGACCCGGCTCGGTTCGGATCTCTGGCGCGCCGTACAGGCTGGCGCCTGCAGCTTGTGCGTCCGATGTCCGGCGACACCTGCGTGGTGCGGGCCGAACAGGACGCGATGGCAACTCCGGATACGCAGACAACCCTGCTCGCGGCGATCGGGAACGACCCTCAGGTCTTGGTCTTCGAACCGGATCAGCGGGCCATTCTGCAGGCCGCTCCGGGCGCCGACAGCCGCCGCGCGGCATACCCGATCAACGATCCGGCTTATTTGCACGACGCCCAGTGGTATCTGGATGACCCGAATGTCGGTATCAACGCGCCCGCCGCCTGGAAAATCACACCCGGCTCTCCCGCGGTCGTGGTGGCCATACTGGACAATGGCGTGATTCGCGATCATCCGGAACTTGCCGGACGACTCCTCGCTGGTTATGACATGGTCGAATTAATTGATGATAAAGATATGCATAATCCCGATTTCGCCGCATCCTGCGAATGGTGGCGCCAAGAGGCCCGCCGTCCGGATTGCCGGGATTTCACGGCGGTAGACGGCGATGGCCGGGATCCGGATGCCGGCGACCCGGGCAACTGGACGACCGGCCCGCGCATGGTCCAGCGCTTCAGCAATTGGCATGGCACTGGCGTGGCGGGCGTGATCGGGGCGCGCGCCAACAACGGCAAAGGCATCGTCGGCATCAACTGGCACTCCCCTCTGCTGCCGGTACGCATCGCCGGACGCGGAGCCCGCGCGTCCGACATCATCGACGGACTGCGCTGGGCGGCCGGTTTGCCGGTACCCGGTGCGCCCCGCAACCCGACACCGGCCCAAGTGGCAAACCTGAGCCTGGCATTCGGCAACGCCCCTTGCCCGCAGACCTTGCAACGCGCCCTGGATGACGCCTACGCCGACACCGGATTGCGCGCCTTTATTGCCGCGGCCGGCAACGCGGCGGCCGATGCCGGAGGCGGCTGGCCATCCAACTGCCAGGGTGTCATCAGTGTGGCGGCGATCGCCCGCAACGGGAGTCTGACGCCCTACTCCAATCATGGCGCCGCCGTCACGCTCTCCGCGCCCGGGAGTGTACAGTCTCCGGTAACGGCGCCTTCGACAGGGAGTCGCGCGGCCGGCGCCACGGGCGGACTACTGACGTATTTCCCGCAATTGTCCAACTGTGGCACCACCGCGCCGATCCGCCATGCCGCCGATTGCCCCGACCCGGGCGAAGATGACGCGCCCGACACATACCACATCGCCGACGGGACCAGCCTCGCGGCACCCATGGTTGCGGCAACGGTGTCCTTGATGCTGTCCGCCAACAGATCACTGACGGCGGCGGGCATCCGCCATGTGCTGACCTCGACTGCCCGGCCCTTTCTTCCCGTATCGGATTGTCTGGCCCGGCACACCTGCGGCGCCGGAATGCTCGATGCCGGCCGCGCAGTAGAAGTCGCGGCGCGCTTGCCGGGCGGCATTCTTTACTCGCGTCAGCGAGCCGCCATCGATTGA